ATTTTTTAATATAAGTTTTATTTTTTTTAGACTAATATAGATGAATTAATACCATAATTACTAAGTGAGTTTAAAATGGGCATGAATGAATACATAACAAATAAAGAAAAATATTATCTTATTAATAAAGAAATAATAAATGAAGGTGTTGAATTTTTCTTTGATTTATATGGGAAAAACTCAAAAGAAGAAAATGTTTCTTTAATCTCTACAAAAAGTAGAAAACTTATTCTTCACGATATTGAAAATCTGTCTGATTACAGATATCTGTATGTTCATGAAAATGAAAGAAAATTTTATGAAAATTATTATAATGATTTTATGAGCAAAAAACTCATACCAAAAAATATGAAAAATTTTTATGAAGAAGTTGGAAATACTGTAAATAATATATTTGAAAATCCTCAAACAATAAAAAATGTAAAAGAAGTAGAAATTATAGTAAATGATATGGTATCTACAATTTTACAAGATAGTTTTTCAGTAAGTTCATTTATAACTATACTTGCAAGTGATTACTATACGCATACTCATTCATTAAATGTAAGCGTTTATGCCTTATGCCTGGGTAAACATATGGGCATGAATAAAAAAGATTTAGAAAACTTAGGAATATCTGCCTTACTTCATGACTTAGGGAAAACTCAAATTAGTGACAAAATCATAAATAAAGAAGGTATTTTGACTGAACATGAATTTAATGAGGTTAAAAAGCACCCAATGTATGGATGGGCAATGGCAAGACAATTAGGAATTACAAATAAAGAGATATTATCAGGTATTAGAAATCATCATGAAAGAGTTGATGGTTTCGGATATCCAGATAAGCAAAAAGCTGAACACATGAGTATTTTTGCAAAAATAATTGCTGTATGTGATGTTTTTGATGCCTTAACCACCAATAAAAGTTATAAAAACTCAACAGGCACATTTAATACCCTTGTTATGATGAAAAAAGAGATGTCAAAACATCTAGATGGTAATGTTGTAAATCACTTCATTGGAGTATTTAAAGAAGAAATGAATAAAATACAACAACACAAATAATAATTAAACTATAATAAGCCTTTTAAGGCACTTGTTAAAAGAGTAGAAGAATCAACACCCCCTACTTTTTGTACATACTCAATAATTAATGGTACAAATTTACTAACCATATTAGAATCCATTCCCAAAGTTTTAAATGCAGTTTGTACAGATTCAGCTGAACTAATTTTATTCAATAAACTATCTGTCAATGAAGAAGTATTTAGATTACCTAAAGCTGGAACATCTTTTAACAAACTAGTATAGTCAGTATCAGAAATTTGATTTTTTGCATATTATAAAATTGTTGCTGTTCCTGTTGTAGCTTGAGTTGGTGTTATGTTCATATTTTTTGAGATAGAGCTTATTAAGTCATTTTCACTTGTTTTTGAAAGTTCGTTAGAGATCATATTTTTAACTTGGTCAAACATTCCAGCATGAGAAAATGTGACAAGTAGAAACATTATAGATAATAGGATTTTATTCACTATTCTTCCTTACTTTTTAGAAAATTATACCATAAGAAATTATTAGTTCTTCTTTTATTTAAGTAAATAGTTTAGTACTTTTATGAGAATTAGTTTTATTGCAAGTAGGACATATATTATGGAATTTCGATTCATCTTCTTCACAAATAACACAAGGATAAGTTAAAGAGGGAGAATCTTTAAATAATATCTTTTTTGATATAAATTTATTTGCCATATATGCAACATTTAAGATAGGGTCATTTTGTAGTTTCTTTAAAGTTTTTTGAGAAGTATTTGGATTTCGAGCCACTGCTCTTCTTACTTTATAATTAGAAGATTTCGAAAGTTTTTTTAACTCTTTTGGGTCAATACTTTTCTTAGCTTGAAGAGCTTCTTCAATAGATTTTTTCACTTTTTTCTCCATTATTTTTATTAAGAAAAAATTTTACTTTAAGATGGTTTCAATATAGCGACAGAAAATAAATGAGTTAATAATTTTATAGAAGATGATAAAAGGAGACTTTCTCCTTTTATCTAAAGAATATGGTCGTCTTTTCTTGGTTGCGGTAATATAAGATTTAAAAATATACCAGTAATAGCTCCAAGTCCAATTCCTGAAAATGAAACTCCACCAAAATTAAATGTCATTCCTCCAATTGCAAAAACTAAAATCATAGAAACAATAACTAAGTTTCTAGGACAGTTAAAATCAATATTAGCTCTTACTAAAGTAGAGATACCAACGCTTGCAATAATTCCAAAAAGTAATAGCATAACTCCACCCATAACTGGAACTGGGATAGTAGCTAGTATTCCACCTAATTTCCCAACAAATGCTAAAACAATAGCAGCAATAGCAGCCCAAGTCATAATTGCAGGATTAAAGGCTTTTGTTACTGTAACAGCACCTGTAACTTCTGAGTATGTAGTATTTGGTGGACCACCAAACATTGATGCAACAGAAGTTGCTAAACCATCACCTAAAAGTGTATTTTTTAATCCTGGCTTTTTAAGATAATCTACTTTTGTAACATTTGAAATAGCCAACATATCACCAATATGCTCAATAGCAGGAGCAATAGCAATTGGTAAAATAAAGATAATAGCTTGCCAGTTAAATTCTGGTGCTGTAAAGTTTGGCATAGAAAACCAAGAAGCTTTTGCTACAATTGAAAAATCAACTACCCCAAAAAATATTGAAACAACATAACCCACCAAAATAGCACCTAAGATAGGAATCAGTTTGAAAATACCTTTTCCCAAAAGTGATATAAATACCATAGTAAAAAGAGAAATCATAGAGATAATAATAGCTGTTTCAAAGGGAATTAAAACAATCGCTCCATCTCCTGTTTTACCCATAGCCATATTTACTGCAACTGGAGATAAAATAAGTCCAATAGAGATAATAACAGGTCCCACAACAACTGCCGGTAAAAGTTTATGAATAAAATTATCACCTTTTAATCTAATAATAAAACTAAGCACAACATAAAATAGTCCAGAAGCAACAAGTCCGGACATAGTTGCAGCTATTCCCCAAGTTTTTACCCCATAAGAAATAGGAGCAATAAAAGCAAAAGATGAAGCTAAAAAGATAGGTGGAACTGTTTTTCTATTTACAAGTTGAAATACTAAAGTACCAAGACCAGCAGTAAAAAGTGCAACATTTGGATCAAGTCCTGTCAAAATTGGTACAAGTACAAGTGCACCAAAAGCAACAAACAAAAACTGAATACCAAGAATAGAATCCTTGATTCTAAAATTATAATCTGTGGGTTTCATTTATCCTCTTTATTTAAATAATTTTGTTATGGTAACCAAATAATGGTTAATATTATGTAAACCACTGTTTAGGATATAAGCAATTTTGCGATATAATCTGGCCCAAATAATAAAATAAAATAGGACAAAATATGTATAAAGAAAGTACTAATATACTAGTAAAACATCTAATAAATAGATTAAGAGATGTAAGAACAGCATCAAATGAATTTAGACTTACAATTGAAGAGATTTCAAGAATAATTGCAGCTGAAGCCTTATCTGATTTTAATACAATTACACAAAATATAAATACATGGCAAGGTCCTTTAGATGTTCAAATGATAGAAGTACAAAAATTAGTATTAGTACCAATTTTAAGAGCTGGTGAACCTATGCTTACAGGTATTTTAAGAACTTTACCATATGCAAGAAGTGGATTTTTAGCTATGAAAAGAGATGAAGAGACTGCCTTATCAAAACTTTTTTATGAAAATATCCCAGAAATCGAAGATAAAACCGTTCTTTTGTTAGATCCAATGGTAGCAACTGGTGGTTCACTTATAGATGGAATTTCTTATTTAAAAAGTAAAGGTGCCAAAAGAATCATCTCTTTAAATATTTTAGGAGCTCCGGAAGGTATAAAAGCTGTTCAAGAAGCTCATCCTGATGTGGATATCTTCATAGCCCAAATAGATGAAAGACTTGATGATAATAAATACATAAGACCAGGTCTTGGTGATGCAGGAGATAGAGCATTTTATACACATGAGTAAAAACTTTTTTTATCCTAAATAATTTTAAAATAAAGGCTAATAATGGCTTCAGGCATATTTGCTCTTTTAGATGATATTGCTGTTTTAGCTGATGATGTGGCAGTTACAACTAAGATTGCCACTCAAAAGACTGCTGGAATTTTAGGTGATGACTTAGCAGTAAATGCCCAAAAGGCAATGGGCTTTAGTCAAGAGAGAGAATTAAAAGTAATTTGGGCGATTATAAAAGGTTCACTAAGAAATAAAGCCATAATCCTACCTCTAGCATTTATATTAAGTGCTTTTGCAGCCTTTCTTATCCCTTATATTCTAATTTTTGGTGGATTATACCTTCTTTATGAAGGTGCTGAAAAGATAGAAGAGTATTTTCACAATAAACTACATAGTCACCACGAAAAAGAGATTATAAATTCAACAAGCGATAATATTTTGAAAATAGAACAAGACAAAATAAAATCAGCAATATTAACTGATTTTATTCTTTCTATAGAAATTGTTATAATCTCTTTAAGTACTGTATTAAATGAAACCTTACCCTTGCAAATTTTTGTGACAAGCTTTGTTGCAATAGTTGCCACTTTTGGAGTATATGGAATAGTAGCACTTATTATTAGAATGGATAATATTGGATTTTGGTTGATTGAAAAAAACAAAGTTACAATAGGAAATTTTTTAATTGCCCTTATGCCAAAAATAATTAAGTTCTTAGCTGTTGTTGGAACTTTTGCCATGATTTTAGTGGGAGGAGGAATTCTTTCACATAATATTCATCCAATAGAAGAAGTTTTTTTTGAAAATATTCCTCTTATTTTAAATCATTTAATAGTAGGTTTTATTGTAGGCTTTTTACTTTTAGTTATTATCAACATATTAAAAAAAGTTTTTAAAAGAGCTAAAAATTAAATACATTTAGCTCTTTTCTATATCTAGTGACCGCCAGTTGTTTTTGGTATTTTCACTGGTTTGGGAGCTCCCCAAATCATAAGAGCTGCTAAAACAAATACTACTGAAAGAGTAATCATAACTTGATTGGTTGCCAACATTACACTTTGTTTATTTATCATCATATTTATTGTCTGATTAATCAAATCCGTACTCATTCCTGTATTCTCCATTGCCATTCTTATACTATTATCACTATCTGTAATGGCTACCAAATTAGCATGATTTTCAATTGTTTTATTACTCCAGGCAGTTGCTACAAATGATGTGGCAAAAGCTCCTGAAAGTGTACGAACAAAGTTCAATAATCCAGCTGCAGAATCCACCTCATTTTTTTCAACACTTGAAAGGGATAAACCCATTGCAGGAATAAAAAAGAAAGGTAGTCCAAATCCCATAAACAATAGAGGCAACATAACATCAATAAATGCCATATCTGTATTTGCAATACCTCTCCAAAAAGTCATAAGACCAAGCCATAAAACACCTACAAAAACCAATTTTCTAGCATCTGTAGTAGTTGCAGCTTTTGCCACAAATGGAGCGACTGTTAGCCCAGCAATTCCTGTCCAACAAGCTGCAAGACCAGCTTGCGTTCCTGTATATCCCATCAAAGTTTGAAGCCAAAGAGGAGTTAAAACATTGGCACCAAAATATGCACCAAATGCCAAACTTACAGTTAGTACACTAATGGTAAAGCCCCTATGTCTAAAAACTTTTAAATCAACAACAGGATGTTCATCATAAAATTCCCAAATTATAAAACTAACAAAACTTATAAAAGAGACAATTGCTAATATTACTATTTTATTGGAACTAAACCAATCAAGGTCTTTCCCTTCATCTAATACTAATTGTAAACATACAACCCAAATAATTAATAAAAATAATCCAACTACATCAATAGGTTTTTTAACTAAAGGTTCAATATAATCTTTCAATAATTGCCAAGCAAAAAAACCACAAATAATAACAATAGGTGAATTTAAGAAAAATACCCAAGGCCAGCTATATTCATCACAAACATAACCTCCTACAATAGGACCTAAAACAGGAGCCACAAGTGTTGTCATAGACCACATTCCAATAGCAACTCCCGCTTTTTCTTTTGGAAAAAGTCGTAAAAGTAGTGTTTGAGAAAGTGGCATCAAAGGTCCACCAGAAAATCCTTGAAATACCCGAGCAACAACTAATAAACCTAAAGAATCTGAAAGCCCACAGACTATAGAAAAAAGCCCAAACATAATCATAGATACCACAAATACTTTTACAGCACCAAACCTAAGAGCAAACCAACCTGTAAGTGGCACTGTTATTGCTTCACCTATTGCATAAGCTGTGATTACCCAAGTACCTTGAGAAGCTGTTGCTCCTAGATTTCCAGCAATATGAGGAACTGATACATTTGCAATAGTCATATTTAAAACTGCAATAAAATTTGCAGTTGTAAGCATAAGTGCAGCAACCCAAAACATTGTAGGAGATAATTTAAATTCTCCTATAACTTCTTCAGAAGAAGTTTTTTCATTTTGCATAATAAACTCTCATTTTATTTTTGGTTATATGTATCTATTTCTACATCCATTGAAAGACCTACTTTTAAAGGATGAGCTTCTAACTCTTCAGGAAGTAGTTTTATACGAACTGGTACTCTTTGAACAACTTTAATCCAATTTCCTGTTGCATTTTGTGCAGGAATTAAAGAAAAAGCAGCTCCTGTTCCACCAGAGAAACCTTCTACTTCACCATGATATGTAACATCGTCTCCATAAATATCTGCATGAACAATAGCCTCTTGACCAACTTTAACTCTTCTCAATTTTCCTTCTTTGAAATTTGCATTTACATATATATTATGAGTAGGAACAATTGATAATAAAGGTGTTCCTTCTTGAACTCTTTGTCCAAGTTCTACTTGTCTTTTGGCAATTATTCCACTTATAGGTGCTTTAATAATCGTACGATTAAAGTTTACAATCGCTTGGTCTAATCTAGCTTTTGCTAAAAGAACTTCTGGATTGTTTTCTACACTTACATTATCAATTCTTGTTGCATTTTGATTTCTTGAACCAATTGCTGAAACAATATTTGATTTTGACTGTTTAACTTCTGCTAGGGTTGAATCTAACTTTGATTTTGCATTTTCATAGGCATTTTTTGCTTTTGTCAATTCATCTGCTGAAATTGCACCAGATGAGATTAAATCTTCTCTTCTTTTTAAATCTATTTGTGCTTTTTCAAAGTCAGCTTTTGCAGAACTCAATTTTGCATTCATTCTCATCTCATCTGCTTTTCTTGCTTCTATTAAAGCATTTAGTCCATTATTATTTGCCATATAACCTTTTACACGACGAATTGCTAAACTTAAATTTGCTTTTGCTTCTTCTAGAGCTAAAGAAGTATCTGTTTGATCTATTTTTACTAAAATATCACCTTTTTTTACAACTTGAGTATTTGTAACAAGTACATCACTTATTGTACCACCAACAGAAGGTGTAACTTGTGCAATTTCAACATCTGTGTATGCATTATCAGTTGAAACATAGTGTGAAGCATAAAAATACCAATACAAACCAAAAATTGCTCCTATTAAGACAATCAATACCAAAAAAATCGAAAGTACTTTTTTTCTTTTACTTTGATTTTTCTTTACTTTTTCATTGATTTTTTTATTTTCTTCCATTATTATTTCCTTTTTCATTCATAGGCGATTGTTGAGTATATCCGCCTCCAAGTGCATACTTAAGTGCTATATCCAAAGTAAGTGCTCTGCTTTTTTGATTTATTAAATTTCTTTTTGTATTTATAAAATTTTCTTGTGAATATAAAACTTCTAAATAATTACTAAGTCCACCTTCATAACGCTTTGTTTTTATTTCATATGCTTCTTGTGAAGAATTTAATGCTTCTTGAGATTTTATAAGCTGTTTTGTCAATGCTCTTTGACTAATACCAACATCTGCAACTTCTTTTAAAGCTTGAGTTAGAGTTTGATTATAGTTTGCAACTGCTTGTTCATATATACTTGTATTTTTTCTCAAATCACCTTTTAATCTTCCTGCTGTGAAAAGAGGCAAAGAAATAGCAGGCCCCACTGAGCCCATATAAGAATCTTTTTCATGAAGTAAATTCAATCCTAAAGATTGCAATCCAATAAATGCTGAAAGATTTATATTAGGATAAAACTCTGCTTTTTTCTCTTGTATTAAATACTCTTTTGATTCTACTTGCATTTTTGCAGCTATTATATCTGGTCGTCTTCCCAATAAATCAACCGCTAAATTATTAGGAAATCTAAATTCTTTTTGATAAAAATTAATTGTTGGACGAGTTATTTTAAGACCCCTATCAGGTCCAGCTCCCATTAGTGCTGCTATTTTATTTCTTTGTAAAGAGATTTGTTCATCTAGTAATAAAACATTTTCTTGTGCATTTGATAATAAAGTTTTTGCATCATCAACACTTGATTTATTTTCAAGTCCATTTTCATATCTTTGATTTAATAAAACTAATAATTTATTTTGAACTGTTAAATACTCTTTTAGTTCATCTTTATTTGCAAATAATCGTGCTAACTCAGAATAACTACTTGCTATTGCACTAGAAAGAGTTAATCTTGTTTGTGCAAGTTCTGCTTTCATAGCTTCTACATTTGAGATACTAGCAGCTATAGTTGCACGATTTTTACCCCAAAAATCTAACTCCCAAGAAAAATTTAAAGTAGCTTGTCCATAATCATTCCAACCTTTAGGAGTTGAACTTGGAGGAGTAATATAGTTATAACTATGTTTTTCTTCTGTTACTTGTGCATTTGCACTTATTTGTGGTAAATTTAACGATTTTGTAACCTGAGTATAAGCATCTGCTTCTTTTAATCTTGCCATTGCTGAAATTATATTTGGTGAATCACTTAAGGCTTCACTAATCAATTCATTAAGTTGTTTATCACCATAAATTTTCCACCAGCTCGCTTTTGGCCATTGTGTATTATTATTATCAAATGATTCTTTTATTTTATACATTGATATTGAGTTTGGTTTAATTAATTCATTATTTTTAGGAATTGGAGCACAACCACTTATCATTATACTAAGTACCGTCATTGTAGTTAATATTTTATAATTTGATAATAAATTAGCAATTTTTCTATTCATTTATACCTTTCATCAAAATTGTACTGTACTGTACTGTTCATTTAAAGGAATATTATCTTTTTAAATGTTAAGATAACTTTAAAAAATCTATCTAAAAGAAATATTAATGAGAAAAAAAACAGAAACAAAAAGACAAACAATAATTCAAGCTGCAACAGAAGTCTTTAAAGAATTTGGTTTTGAAAGAGCGTCTATGTCAAAAATTTGTGCCAAAGCTGGTGGTTCAAAAACCACCTTATATAATTATTTTCCATCAAAAGAAGAATTATTTTTTGAAGTTGTATCTATGGCAAATGCAGAAGATTTTATATTTGTACATAAAATATTAGATGAATCAAATGAGGGAAAAGATGTATCTGAACAGTTATGTGAATTTGGTAAAAGATATCTAGCATTTTTGTATTCACCAAAACTAAAAGAGCTAAGAAGACTAACAATAAGCCAATCAGGAATAACAGATTTAGGAAAAATTGCTTACAATAATAGAGTATTAAAAAGCCAAAATATCATTTCTAACTTTTTAGAAAAAAATATAAAATTGAATAAAATAAAAAAAATAGATACTTCTATTGCATCAAAACACCTATGTGGACTTCTAGAATCAGAATTAATGTATCAATTTCTCTTTCAGATTGATATGGAGTTTTCAAAAAAAGAAATGGATCAAATGGCAATAAGAGCTATTAATGTATTTATGGATGCTTACAGGGCTTAATATTAAATATTTATCTACAGAATTTATTACACTCCCATTTAAAATGAAAAATCTATATTTTTAATTTATAACCAATTCCATAAATATTTATAATTTTTATATTAGGAATCTTTTTACGCAAACGAACAACCATATTTCTAATATTATCTTGTTTTACATCTTCATTATTTAAGTAAAAATAGTCTAATATTTTATCTATTGGGCAAATAAGTCCAAAATATTCTACAAGTATTTCAAATAAAAGTAAATCATATTTAGCTAGGATTACTAACTCTTTATTATAAAAAATAGATTTTTTTGTTTTATTCCAAGTGAGAGAATCACTTATATGAACTAATTCATCTTTTGAAGAATCAAACTTATCACTTACTTTAGATAATACAGACAAGATATTCTCAGGGCTAAGTGGCTTTGGAATAAAATATAAGATATCAAGATTTATATACTCAATTAAATACTTAGGATTTTGATGAGCAGAAATTACAATAAAAACTTGATTCTCATTTTCTTCTTTTATTGCTTTAATTAATTCAATACCCGTAAGTTTTGGCATCTCATAATCTGTCATCACAATATCAAAAGGTTTTCCATTTTTCTCTTGATAATTTTCATATATTTCTAAACCTTCTTTTCCATTTAAAGCAGTATGAACTTCACCAAAATAATCACATAAAACAGATGCTATCTTTTTTTGAAGAGGAAGATAATCTTCTACAAAAAGAATACTCAAATTTTTACACTTTCTATATAATAATTGTCCCATTATTTTCCCTCAAATAAAACTATCTCAAAACAAGCACCAATATCAGTATTTTTTGCACTTAATATACCAGCACTGTGATTTTCTATGACTATTTTTGATATATACAAACCTAACCCTGTACCATTTTTTTCATTTTTAGTAGAAAAGTATGGATCAAAAATTTTCTCTATAATTCTCTCATCAATACCCCCTCCATTGTCACAAATAGTAATAATAAACTTGTTGTTATCTTCTTGAATACTAATGTTTATTTGGGGATTTGCAATGTTTTTCTCTATAAAATTATCAATATCATTTTTAATGATATTTAGAATAACTTGCATAACTTCATTAGCATAAATATTTATACTTTTGCTTGTTTGATTATCAATCAATATTTTAATATCTTCTTTTTTTATCATTGTATTAAGAATATTTAAAGCCTTATCTATAGGTATGTCCAAGGTTGTAGATTCTTTTTGTTTATTTGGTTTAAAAAAGTTCGTAAAGTCTTCTATTGTACCTGTCAAATATTGAGTATAATTATGTATATCTTTCATCTCATTTTGTAAAAATTGTAAAAACTTTTTTTGTGATTCTTCATTATTAAAATCAAATTTTTCCAAATCAATCTTACTTTGAATACTAAAAGCGCTCATTCCTATCACACTTAAAGGTTGTCTCCATTGGTGTGCTATGATACTTAGCATCTCTCCCATTTGTGCAAGTCTAGATTGCCCAAGAAGAAGTTCTTCTTTCTTTTGTATTTCTTTTATACCTGTATCAACCCTATCTTGAAGTGAAGCATTAAGTTCTTGTAATTGAAATTGTGCATCTAAAAACTTTGTTTCAGCTTCTTTTTGCGCTCGCATATCTATTCCTATATAAATGATTTCATCATCAGACAAATTAACATTCACCCATCTACTAGGAATTATCTCTCCACTTTTAGATAAAGGATTCATATCAATATATTGTGTCTCTTTTCTAGTACGAAAAGCTTCTATCATAATCTCTTGTTGTTTTGGATCTGGGTGAAATAATGCAAATACATTCTCCTGTGCATTTAGCTCCTCCATACTCCACCCAAATACTCGTTCACATTCTTTATTCCATAATTTACAATGTCCTTTTGTATCAAAAGAATCAATAAATATAGGGGCAATATCAAAAAGTGTTTTAAAGTGTTCTTCTCTATATTTAAGATTTTTTTCAATTCTTTCTTTATTATAAATCTTATTTTCTAATCTTAATATCCATAAAACAAGCATTAAAATAATAAATATTAAGATTGATATAATCATAGTTTATCCTTTAAACAGTATGTTTAATTTTATCTCAAAACACCCAAAATAATTGAGCCAATAGTTTATTTCTTGATTCTTGTGATACAGATACTGCTTCACTTCCAAATCCATGAGCAAAGCTTGCCTTAAAGTTTAAACTTTTATATAAAACTGTATAACTGATTCCTACATCGTTTAATCTTCTTGTATTATCCTCTAAGCCATCCCAAGTATTAGTATTACTCCAT
The Arcobacter sp. F2176 DNA segment above includes these coding regions:
- a CDS encoding PAS domain-containing sensor histidine kinase is translated as MIISILIFIILMLVLWILRLENKIYNKERIEKNLKYREEHFKTLFDIAPIFIDSFDTKGHCKLWNKECERVFGWSMEELNAQENVFALFHPDPKQQEIMIEAFRTRKETQYIDMNPLSKSGEIIPSRWVNVNLSDDEIIYIGIDMRAQKEAETKFLDAQFQLQELNASLQDRVDTGIKEIQKKEELLLGQSRLAQMGEMLSIIAHQWRQPLSVIGMSAFSIQSKIDLEKFDFNNEESQKKFLQFLQNEMKDIHNYTQYLTGTIEDFTNFFKPNKQKESTTLDIPIDKALNILNTMIKKEDIKILIDNQTSKSINIYANEVMQVILNIIKNDIDNFIEKNIANPQINISIQEDNNKFIITICDNGGGIDERIIEKIFDPYFSTKNEKNGTGLGLYISKIVIENHSAGILSAKNTDIGACFEIVLFEGK